In Gemmatimonadota bacterium, a single window of DNA contains:
- a CDS encoding FAD-dependent oxidoreductase, with protein sequence MSRHHVIVGSGIAALSAAESIRHADAQARITMVSPEPLPFYSRPGLAYLLTDEVPESRLAIRTPAEVRALQLIHRPRTATVLLSDRHCVILDDGERLEYDRLLIATGASSIRPTFPGGDLDGVVQLDALSEARSLVARCRDARAAIVVGGGSTALELVEGLHARGVATHYLLRGERYWSKVFDRVESAIVESRLLADGIQLHRGCGVEAAVGEDGRLTAILTTTGRRIECDILAVATGVRPRLELATSGGVETARGVLVNEFLESSAPDVFAAGDVAQVHDPVTRQAHLDTLWASARRQGSVAGMNMAGMHVAYRTRPPMNVTRVGGITATIIGAVGGADDPDLLTLTRGQSERWAADPESWSVGGARRGDRLRVVVSGRAIVGALVMGDQELSRPLAHLIGEEVDISALRPALEQSPEDAMDLLLDFCHAHVSDRAARHW encoded by the coding sequence ACGCTGATGCGCAGGCGCGTATCACGATGGTCAGCCCCGAGCCGCTCCCGTTCTACTCGCGGCCCGGGCTGGCCTACCTCCTGACGGACGAGGTGCCGGAGTCGCGCCTCGCGATCCGCACGCCAGCGGAGGTGCGGGCGTTGCAGCTGATTCATCGCCCGCGCACCGCGACGGTGCTCCTCTCCGATCGCCACTGCGTGATCCTCGACGATGGCGAGCGGCTCGAATACGACCGGCTGCTCATCGCCACGGGGGCGTCGTCGATTCGCCCGACCTTTCCCGGGGGAGACCTCGATGGCGTCGTGCAGCTCGATGCGCTGTCGGAGGCGCGGTCGCTGGTCGCGCGCTGCCGTGACGCGAGGGCGGCGATCGTGGTGGGGGGCGGGAGCACCGCGCTCGAACTGGTGGAAGGACTGCACGCGCGCGGCGTGGCGACGCACTACCTGCTGCGAGGCGAACGCTACTGGTCCAAGGTGTTCGACCGCGTGGAGTCGGCCATCGTGGAGTCGCGCCTGCTCGCGGATGGCATTCAGCTGCATCGCGGCTGCGGCGTGGAGGCGGCGGTGGGTGAGGACGGACGACTGACCGCGATCCTGACGACCACCGGGCGACGCATCGAGTGCGACATCCTGGCGGTGGCGACCGGCGTGCGCCCGCGGCTCGAGCTGGCGACGTCGGGAGGCGTGGAGACCGCGCGTGGCGTGCTGGTGAACGAGTTCCTGGAATCGAGTGCCCCCGACGTGTTCGCTGCGGGAGACGTGGCGCAGGTCCATGACCCGGTCACTCGTCAGGCGCACCTCGACACGCTGTGGGCAAGCGCGCGCCGGCAAGGGAGCGTGGCGGGGATGAACATGGCGGGGATGCACGTCGCCTACCGTACGCGACCGCCGATGAACGTGACCCGTGTCGGAGGGATCACGGCCACGATCATCGGCGCGGTGGGGGGCGCCGACGATCCCGACCTGCTGACGCTCACGCGGGGACAAAGCGAGCGATGGGCCGCCGATCCGGAGTCGTGGAGCGTGGGTGGGGCGCGGCGCGGCGACCGCCTGCGCGTGGTGGTGAGCGGTCGGGCGATCGTGGGGGCGCTCGTGATGGGTGACCAGGAGCTGTCGCGTCCCCTGGCGCACCTCATCGGTGAGGAGGTGGACATCTCGGCACTGCGGCCGGCGCTGGAACAGTCGCCGGAGGATGCGATGGACCTGCTGCTCGACTTCTGTCACGCCCATGTCAGCGACCGCGCCGCGCGCCACTGGTGA